A region of uncultured Desulfobacter sp. DNA encodes the following proteins:
- the phnG gene encoding phosphonate C-P lyase system protein PhnG: protein MKENLETADASPRQNWIRLLSNADVTDLGTAFTALESGVSWHCITGPETGLLMVQARADGTGGRFYMGEVSVTKCVVEIDATYMGYGMVTGSDRDHARLAALLDALLQHPAYHDELENGLLARLAEKQKKAARDLESCVAPTRVNFFTLKRGE, encoded by the coding sequence ATGAAAGAAAACCTTGAGACAGCAGATGCCAGCCCCCGGCAAAACTGGATCCGGCTGCTTTCCAATGCAGATGTCACTGACCTGGGCACGGCATTTACGGCCCTTGAATCCGGGGTTTCCTGGCACTGCATCACCGGACCGGAAACAGGTCTTCTGATGGTCCAGGCACGGGCTGACGGGACCGGCGGCCGTTTTTACATGGGAGAAGTCAGTGTCACCAAATGTGTGGTGGAAATTGACGCAACGTATATGGGGTACGGCATGGTCACCGGATCAGATCGCGACCACGCCAGGCTTGCGGCACTGCTTGACGCACTTTTACAACACCCCGCATATCACGATGAACTGGAAAACGGCCTTCTGGCAAGGCTTGCTGAAAAGCAAAAAAAAGCGGCCCGGGATCTTGAATCTTGCGTGGCGCCAACACGGGTTAATTTTTTCACGTTAAAGCGGGGGGAATAG
- a CDS encoding TonB-dependent siderophore receptor codes for MILKKIRLSKFEATVVLLLIGLFCIPLVPLCFASEEDPNSWKKTLETVTVTAQKRKEDVQEVTSSITVLSDVTIEDASIETTKDIWRYVPNMATTSTGSRSHWSRIKMRGITNAAFGDPAVALYIDDVSYAGLYAFDSPLFDIQRIEVLKGPQGTLYGKNTEGGAINIITKPPGNEFEANVGAEIGDYDKRRINACVSAPLVDNKFSFRLSALKSVRDGYIENLFNGEDIDNQETTAANARLLFTPGDNLSFDLKFRTYELDDDGGFPTVPLDKNQYKSVTGLTSLDEFQISTNYKGQSTSKSNASSLRVKYEWDRIDLVSITAYRDMDNENSLDGDFSASALYTSINTVESESFTQEFRLQSKDSDESFKWLLGLYYGDKREDCGYIYNMDQTYADMMGVPLYTQMDAASGTNGAEDMAAFGQSTLRFFNNAFGLTAGLRFEQSKRTLEDRQHISYGGTAIVTDNLERTDSELLPKLALDYRLNGNIMTYASVAKGYKAAGYSYAVDDPDLAVFDPEVSTAFELGIKTEFPEQKLRVNLAGFYTSVDDYQDRVMLDYSTVIQANVTETDIYGFELEASYALTQTLTVNGFIGYTNAEYGDYIDPMTQVNYQGNRAAFIPEYDAGLFLEYRNRFGLFARAEMQYIGSTYFDRANTQKQGSYALYHMRLGYEQEKWDVYLSANNLTDEQYVVDAFDTGSTAGWMASMGDPRTVSLIFNYRF; via the coding sequence ATGATACTCAAAAAAATACGACTCTCAAAGTTTGAAGCAACTGTAGTTTTACTTCTTATCGGACTGTTCTGTATTCCGTTAGTTCCACTGTGTTTTGCATCCGAAGAGGACCCAAACTCCTGGAAAAAAACATTAGAAACGGTCACGGTCACTGCCCAGAAAAGAAAAGAAGATGTCCAGGAAGTGACCAGTTCCATAACGGTTTTATCCGATGTGACAATAGAAGATGCGTCCATTGAAACCACAAAAGACATATGGCGGTATGTTCCCAACATGGCCACAACATCGACAGGTTCAAGGAGCCATTGGAGCCGGATAAAGATGAGGGGCATTACAAACGCAGCCTTTGGAGACCCGGCCGTAGCCCTATATATAGATGATGTCTCCTATGCCGGATTATATGCCTTTGATTCTCCATTGTTTGATATCCAACGCATTGAAGTATTAAAAGGCCCCCAGGGAACTTTATATGGCAAAAACACCGAAGGCGGGGCGATCAATATTATCACAAAGCCTCCGGGAAATGAGTTCGAAGCCAATGTGGGCGCAGAAATTGGAGATTATGATAAACGCCGCATCAACGCTTGTGTCAGTGCCCCCCTGGTGGACAACAAATTTTCTTTCAGGCTGTCCGCGTTAAAGTCTGTGCGTGACGGCTACATCGAAAATTTGTTCAACGGCGAGGATATCGATAATCAGGAGACAACTGCGGCAAATGCGCGTCTGCTCTTTACCCCCGGTGACAACTTGTCTTTCGACCTGAAATTCAGAACTTATGAACTCGACGATGATGGCGGATTTCCCACCGTTCCTCTTGATAAAAACCAGTATAAATCGGTTACCGGCCTGACAAGCCTGGATGAATTCCAAATTTCAACAAATTACAAAGGGCAGAGCACTTCAAAAAGCAATGCCTCTTCCCTGCGGGTAAAATATGAGTGGGACCGCATTGACCTTGTCTCGATAACGGCATACAGGGACATGGACAATGAAAACTCCTTGGATGGAGATTTTTCAGCAAGTGCCCTGTATACCTCGATCAACACCGTTGAATCGGAATCTTTTACCCAGGAGTTCAGACTGCAGTCCAAGGATTCGGATGAATCCTTTAAGTGGCTTTTGGGATTGTATTACGGCGATAAACGTGAGGATTGCGGGTATATTTATAATATGGATCAAACCTATGCCGATATGATGGGTGTGCCGCTGTATACCCAAATGGATGCCGCATCCGGAACCAATGGGGCTGAAGATATGGCCGCCTTTGGACAGTCTACATTGAGATTTTTTAATAACGCCTTTGGACTGACGGCCGGTCTTCGTTTTGAACAATCGAAAAGAACACTGGAAGACCGGCAGCACATATCTTATGGGGGCACAGCCATTGTAACGGATAATTTGGAACGGACAGATTCGGAGCTGCTCCCCAAGCTGGCTTTGGATTATCGACTCAACGGGAACATCATGACCTATGCAAGCGTGGCAAAGGGGTATAAAGCCGCAGGGTATTCGTATGCAGTGGATGACCCTGACCTGGCCGTTTTCGATCCTGAGGTCTCAACCGCTTTTGAACTGGGTATTAAAACCGAATTTCCCGAACAGAAACTAAGGGTGAATCTGGCCGGATTTTATACCAGTGTCGATGATTATCAGGACAGGGTGATGCTTGATTATTCAACAGTTATCCAGGCAAATGTCACGGAAACGGATATTTACGGCTTTGAACTGGAGGCTTCTTATGCCTTGACCCAGACCCTTACCGTGAATGGTTTTATCGGATACACAAATGCTGAATACGGTGATTACATTGATCCCATGACCCAGGTGAATTATCAGGGGAATCGTGCCGCATTTATTCCGGAATATGATGCCGGGCTCTTTTTGGAATACCGGAATCGTTTCGGTTTATTTGCAAGAGCTGAAATGCAGTATATCGGCAGCACTTACTTTGACAGGGCAAATACCCAAAAGCAAGGTTCTTACGCCCTTTACCATATGAGGTTGGGATATGAACAGGAAAAGTGGGATGTTTACCTGTCTGCCAACAATCTGACAGACGAACAATATGTTGTAGATGCCTTTGATACAGGCTCCACGGCTGGGTGGATGGCTTCTATGGGAGATCCCCGAACCGTCAGCCTGATTTTCAACTACAGATTCTAA
- a CDS encoding lactate racemase domain-containing protein, giving the protein MRYPAYLEKKFNFPGFYRVKLALPSMGLPDPASDLGSQLAKALEPSNIKSGQTVAVGVGSRGMNEIAHLVAQICRSIKDKGAHPVIIPAMGSHGSATPEGQEKTLAKLGVTSDFCGAPIVCQMDAVEVGRVFDDVPVYFSKNAMEADHSICINRIKPHTKFKGDVESGLYKMLVVGMGKHTGALTYHNFALKYGFHKLLKAMGDTIIEQTNLCLGIGVVEDAYDRVMKIEVIPAAQISAREPDLLILAKAHFPSLPYKQLDLLVVRQIGKEISGSGMDPNVTGKTFDFMEDDFSQSLYAKRLVVLDLSANTAGNAIGLGNADIITEKVFEGMDYQSTLMNALTSMSLRKAAIPVRLPSEEKAVQAGFQTIGPMPPEKVRAVIIRDTMHTTDFLASEALGPETQKLSCLKEMTPFRLSFTSCGDLIAPGP; this is encoded by the coding sequence ATGCGCTACCCGGCATACCTTGAAAAAAAATTTAACTTCCCCGGGTTTTACCGGGTAAAACTGGCTTTGCCGTCCATGGGGCTGCCGGATCCGGCAAGTGACCTGGGATCACAACTGGCAAAGGCTTTGGAGCCGTCAAACATTAAATCCGGACAGACCGTGGCCGTTGGTGTGGGCAGCCGGGGCATGAATGAAATTGCCCATCTTGTGGCACAAATCTGCCGGAGCATCAAAGACAAAGGCGCTCACCCCGTTATCATCCCGGCCATGGGAAGCCACGGCAGCGCCACCCCCGAAGGCCAGGAAAAAACCCTTGCAAAATTAGGCGTTACAAGTGATTTCTGTGGGGCTCCCATTGTCTGTCAAATGGATGCCGTTGAAGTGGGGCGCGTGTTTGACGACGTGCCTGTCTATTTTTCAAAAAATGCCATGGAAGCGGATCACAGCATCTGCATCAACCGCATCAAGCCCCATACCAAATTCAAAGGTGATGTGGAAAGCGGACTTTACAAAATGCTTGTGGTGGGCATGGGTAAACACACAGGTGCGCTGACCTACCATAATTTTGCCCTGAAATATGGATTTCATAAGCTTCTCAAAGCCATGGGCGACACCATTATTGAACAGACCAACCTTTGCCTGGGCATTGGTGTGGTGGAGGACGCCTATGACAGGGTCATGAAGATTGAAGTGATACCGGCGGCCCAGATCAGCGCCCGGGAGCCGGACCTTTTAATCCTGGCCAAAGCCCACTTCCCCAGCCTGCCATATAAACAACTGGACCTTCTTGTGGTCCGGCAGATCGGCAAGGAGATCAGCGGATCGGGCATGGATCCCAATGTCACCGGTAAAACATTTGATTTCATGGAAGACGATTTTTCCCAAAGCCTTTACGCCAAACGGCTGGTGGTCCTGGACCTGTCCGCAAATACGGCAGGCAACGCCATTGGCCTGGGCAACGCCGACATCATCACCGAAAAAGTATTTGAAGGCATGGATTACCAATCTACCCTCATGAATGCCCTGACCTCCATGTCCCTGAGAAAAGCAGCCATCCCGGTGCGGCTGCCCAGTGAGGAGAAGGCGGTGCAGGCCGGATTTCAAACCATTGGCCCCATGCCCCCTGAAAAGGTGAGAGCGGTCATTATCCGGGACACCATGCATACGACCGATTTTCTTGCCAGCGAAGCCTTGGGGCCTGAAACCCAAAAGCTGTCCTGCCTTAAGGAGATGACACCCTTCCGGCTTTCATTTACTTCCTGTGGAGATCTTATTGCGCCGGGCCCCTGA
- a CDS encoding FAD:protein FMN transferase, with protein sequence MSETKYITPFIFALMVLAATALLLPDQSLATQEYVFTGQTMGTSYSIKLVSAKPLSESLWQEKIDLRLKQVNTRLSMYQKDSELSRFNAADKGQPFRVSADFYQVLQQCRDLYRLTSGAWDGTVKPLVDLWGFGTKGRRQTPPEPGEIKTALMHTGFNALELGDHVLTKTMPGITLDLGSIAKGYGVDEIARLIREGGIENYLVEIGGELAGGGENRHRKAWIVGIANPDQGILNSGLFKEVRLSNKAIATSGNYRNYFEKNGHIYSHIISPKTGYPVENAVVSASVISDTCTRADGLATALMVMDTDKALALINSLDNTECLIIRQDGKKRTALRSSGFKAYEIGF encoded by the coding sequence ATGTCTGAAACCAAATATATTACACCTTTTATTTTTGCACTGATGGTGCTTGCCGCAACGGCCCTGCTTTTGCCTGACCAGTCCCTGGCAACCCAGGAATATGTGTTTACCGGACAGACAATGGGCACCAGTTATTCCATCAAGCTGGTTTCTGCCAAACCGCTGTCCGAAAGCTTATGGCAGGAAAAAATTGACCTGCGTTTAAAACAGGTCAATACCCGTTTGTCCATGTACCAGAAAGACAGTGAACTGTCCCGGTTCAATGCCGCTGACAAGGGGCAGCCTTTTCGGGTTTCAGCGGATTTTTACCAGGTTCTCCAGCAGTGCAGGGATCTGTATCGTCTGACTTCCGGGGCCTGGGACGGCACCGTGAAACCCCTGGTGGATCTGTGGGGCTTCGGCACCAAAGGACGGCGACAAACGCCGCCTGAACCCGGAGAAATCAAAACCGCACTGATGCATACGGGCTTTAACGCCCTGGAACTCGGGGACCATGTCCTGACCAAAACCATGCCCGGCATAACACTGGATTTGGGCTCCATTGCCAAGGGATATGGTGTGGATGAAATTGCGCGCCTGATCCGGGAGGGCGGGATTGAGAATTATCTTGTGGAGATTGGCGGAGAGCTGGCCGGTGGCGGTGAAAACAGACACCGAAAGGCGTGGATCGTGGGCATCGCAAACCCTGATCAAGGCATTTTGAATTCAGGTTTGTTCAAAGAGGTACGTTTGAGCAACAAGGCCATTGCCACCAGTGGCAATTACAGAAACTATTTCGAAAAAAACGGACATATTTATTCCCACATCATCAGCCCCAAAACCGGTTATCCTGTTGAAAACGCCGTGGTTTCAGCCTCGGTGATTTCCGATACCTGCACCAGGGCCGACGGGCTTGCCACAGCGCTCATGGTTATGGATACCGACAAGGCCCTGGCCCTTATCAACAGCCTTGATAATACCGAATGTCTGATCATCCGCCAGGATGGAAAAAAAAGAACGGCGTTGCGGTCATCCGGCTTCAAAGCCTATGAAATCGGTTTCTGA
- a CDS encoding methyltransferase domain-containing protein, with protein MNDNAYINALEMSARLTERPIRKAIKSLELRKDAQILDVPCGIGNHMLWMLEAYPDVSITGVDIAQTHIEYAKSNLGKAGKTDSYRCLTGDINRLEFPDNTFDLVWCCDGLYPGPKEEGYLAEEPYEILKNMFRITKTGGTVALLLLSSQKLLPGYPFIETALNAADSAILPFTPAADPELHFMCAPAWMRKTGFVNIEARTFTADFQGPLTEQNKTDLSSIINMFWTPRVEAQVSRETWENFKRITDPASSRCILDNQDYTGMITYTMYSGVVEH; from the coding sequence ATGAATGATAACGCATACATAAACGCATTGGAAATGTCGGCCCGGCTTACAGAGCGCCCCATTCGCAAGGCCATTAAGTCACTGGAACTTAGAAAGGACGCTCAAATTCTTGATGTGCCCTGTGGAATCGGCAACCATATGCTGTGGATGCTGGAAGCTTATCCGGATGTATCCATCACGGGTGTGGATATCGCACAAACGCATATTGAATATGCAAAAAGCAACCTTGGTAAAGCAGGTAAAACAGATTCATACAGATGTCTGACGGGTGACATAAACCGCCTTGAGTTTCCCGACAATACCTTTGACCTGGTCTGGTGCTGCGATGGATTGTATCCAGGGCCTAAAGAAGAAGGCTATCTTGCTGAAGAGCCCTATGAAATTTTAAAGAATATGTTCAGAATAACGAAAACAGGAGGGACGGTGGCGCTTCTTCTTTTGTCTTCCCAAAAATTGCTTCCCGGATATCCTTTTATCGAAACTGCGTTGAATGCGGCAGACTCGGCAATTTTACCGTTTACCCCGGCAGCAGACCCGGAACTGCATTTTATGTGTGCTCCGGCTTGGATGCGGAAAACAGGCTTTGTAAATATTGAAGCCAGGACTTTTACAGCCGATTTTCAAGGGCCTCTTACTGAACAGAACAAAACAGATCTATCATCAATAATCAATATGTTCTGGACACCACGGGTTGAAGCCCAAGTTTCCAGAGAAACCTGGGAAAATTTCAAGCGCATAACAGATCCGGCTTCATCCAGGTGTATCCTGGACAACCAAGATTATACGGGCATGATCACATATACGATGTATTCCGGTGTTGTGGAACATTAA
- a CDS encoding sodium-dependent transporter: MQKREQWGTRTGFVLAAIGSAIGLGNIWRFPYVAYENGGGAFFIPYLFAMLTAGIPFLILEFGVGYKFKTSVPNIFRTLSGRWEWLGWWQILVSFIISIYYVAVVGWTISYFVLAFTQGWGADPANFFYKSYLQLSDTPFAFNGIRWPILGAILCVWLIVWVVLFCGVKKGIEAAGKVFMPVLFIMVLIITARAVTLEGAQEGLNWMFKPDFTALLNFKVWVAAYGQLFFSLSIGFAIMLTYASYLPENSDMANNGFITAFCNCGFSIICGVMVFSVLGNMASLQGVGVDKVVNSGVGLAFVTIPSAINSLPSPVFFGTLFFAALLFAGLSSMVSICEVSVSVLIDRFHISRKRAAGLFCGIGFLCGIVFASHSGLLVLDIVDRFINNFGVLAGGLAEIIFLAWICGLDGFKEKINQTSDFKVGMLWGFCLKIITPAILGYMIISNLMADIKTPYGGYPSIALFVFGWCVVVGIIILSVITSLTLKGDEK; this comes from the coding sequence ATGCAGAAAAGAGAACAATGGGGTACGCGAACCGGTTTTGTTCTGGCGGCTATCGGATCGGCTATTGGCTTAGGGAATATCTGGCGATTTCCCTATGTTGCCTATGAAAACGGAGGCGGCGCCTTTTTTATCCCTTATCTTTTTGCCATGCTTACAGCTGGCATTCCTTTCCTGATTTTGGAATTCGGCGTCGGCTATAAGTTTAAAACTTCTGTTCCAAATATTTTCAGAACCCTGTCAGGGCGATGGGAGTGGCTCGGTTGGTGGCAGATTCTGGTATCCTTCATTATTTCCATTTATTATGTGGCGGTGGTGGGCTGGACCATCTCCTATTTTGTTCTGGCTTTTACCCAGGGCTGGGGAGCTGATCCTGCCAATTTCTTTTATAAATCCTATCTTCAGCTTTCAGATACCCCTTTTGCCTTTAACGGCATCCGGTGGCCCATACTTGGGGCGATCCTTTGCGTCTGGCTTATTGTCTGGGTGGTGCTTTTCTGTGGTGTAAAAAAAGGGATTGAAGCGGCCGGCAAAGTGTTTATGCCTGTCCTGTTTATCATGGTTCTGATCATCACGGCACGGGCTGTAACCCTGGAAGGGGCGCAAGAAGGCCTGAACTGGATGTTTAAGCCCGATTTCACGGCACTTTTAAATTTCAAGGTGTGGGTTGCGGCCTATGGGCAGCTTTTTTTCAGTCTTTCCATCGGCTTTGCCATTATGCTCACCTATGCAAGCTACCTGCCTGAAAATTCGGATATGGCCAATAACGGTTTTATCACGGCTTTTTGCAATTGCGGATTCAGTATCATTTGCGGTGTCATGGTCTTCTCGGTTTTGGGAAACATGGCTTCCCTGCAGGGCGTAGGCGTTGATAAAGTGGTCAACTCGGGCGTGGGCCTGGCTTTTGTCACAATTCCCTCGGCCATTAACAGTCTACCCAGTCCTGTGTTTTTTGGCACCCTGTTCTTTGCGGCACTGCTTTTTGCTGGATTAAGCTCCATGGTATCCATCTGCGAAGTCTCGGTTTCAGTACTTATCGATCGTTTCCACATCAGCCGTAAGCGCGCTGCCGGTCTTTTCTGCGGCATCGGCTTTTTGTGCGGTATCGTGTTTGCCTCACATTCAGGTCTACTGGTTCTGGATATCGTAGACCGGTTCATCAACAATTTTGGTGTACTGGCCGGTGGGCTTGCGGAGATTATATTCCTGGCCTGGATCTGCGGCCTTGACGGATTTAAGGAAAAAATAAACCAGACCAGTGATTTTAAGGTTGGGATGTTATGGGGCTTTTGCCTTAAAATAATCACCCCTGCCATTCTGGGCTATATGATCATATCCAACCTAATGGCAGATATTAAAACCCCATACGGTGGGTATCCGTCTATAGCCTTGTTCGTATTTGGCTGGTGCGTGGTGGTGGGTATCATCATTCTCAGCGTAATTACCAGTCTTACCCTTAAAGGAGATGAAAAATGA
- a CDS encoding MetS family NSS transporter small subunit, with the protein MMTSAIVMMVLGLGITWIGAGVCIAIAIKKKQL; encoded by the coding sequence ATGATGACTTCCGCGATTGTTATGATGGTTCTCGGGCTCGGCATTACCTGGATTGGGGCTGGTGTCTGCATTGCCATTGCCATCAAGAAAAAACAACTTTAA
- a CDS encoding alpha-D-ribose 1-methylphosphonate 5-phosphate C-P-lyase PhnJ yields the protein MKQKYNFAYLDEQSKKMIRRTILKAVAIPGFQVPFGGREMPLPYGWGTGGIQITASLLGRSDTLKVIDQGSDDTVNAINIKHFFKTTASIDVTESTARASIIQTRHRIPETPLAQGQIMVYQVPIPEPLQFIEPQRAQTAKMHAYREYGAMYVRLYEDIARYHKIATAFDYPVQVHQHHIMSPSPIPKYDNPKLHRSPALHLFGAGREKRIYAVPPYTDVKSLDFEDYPFELEKWDTPCAICGATDSFLDEIITDDLGNRMFICSDTEYCRRNTGKETLS from the coding sequence TTGAAACAGAAATATAACTTTGCCTACCTGGATGAACAGTCCAAGAAAATGATCCGGCGGACCATCCTGAAAGCCGTGGCCATTCCGGGATTCCAGGTGCCCTTTGGGGGACGCGAGATGCCCCTGCCCTACGGATGGGGAACCGGCGGCATCCAGATCACGGCATCGCTGTTGGGCAGATCCGACACCCTGAAGGTGATCGACCAGGGATCCGATGACACGGTGAATGCCATCAACATCAAACATTTTTTCAAAACCACGGCGTCCATAGACGTGACGGAGAGTACGGCCCGGGCCAGCATTATCCAGACCCGCCACCGCATTCCCGAAACCCCGCTGGCTCAAGGCCAGATCATGGTCTATCAGGTTCCCATTCCCGAACCTTTGCAGTTCATCGAACCCCAGCGGGCACAAACGGCAAAAATGCACGCCTACCGGGAATATGGCGCCATGTATGTCCGGCTTTACGAAGACATTGCCAGATATCATAAAATCGCCACCGCCTTTGATTATCCGGTTCAGGTACACCAGCACCACATCATGAGCCCCTCGCCCATTCCCAAATACGACAACCCCAAACTGCACCGCTCCCCGGCCCTGCACCTGTTCGGAGCGGGAAGGGAGAAACGCATCTATGCGGTGCCGCCGTATACCGATGTGAAGAGCCTTGATTTTGAAGACTATCCCTTTGAGCTGGAAAAATGGGACACCCCCTGTGCCATCTGCGGGGCCACGGACTCCTTTCTGGACGAGATCATTACAGATGACCTGGGAAACCGCATGTTTATCTGCTCTGACACTGAATACTGCCGCCGCAACACCGGGAAAGAGACCCTGTCATGA
- a CDS encoding cupin domain-containing protein gives MKVAHYTDIPGKELNNDMVKLVTGRVLIGKGDGANNFCMRRFDVEPGGHAPRHTHDWDHEIYVVEGKGEVLIGDQWHGISQGTAIHIPPNVEHQIKNSSDGHFAFLCLVPPAAPEM, from the coding sequence ATGAAAGTAGCCCACTATACGGATATTCCGGGTAAAGAATTGAACAACGACATGGTTAAGCTTGTCACGGGCCGGGTGCTCATCGGCAAGGGTGACGGTGCCAATAATTTCTGCATGAGACGATTCGACGTTGAGCCCGGCGGGCATGCTCCCCGGCATACCCATGACTGGGATCATGAGATTTATGTGGTTGAAGGCAAAGGAGAGGTGCTCATCGGGGATCAGTGGCATGGCATTTCCCAGGGAACAGCCATCCATATTCCCCCCAATGTTGAGCATCAGATCAAAAACAGTTCGGATGGGCATTTTGCGTTTCTGTGTCTGGTACCGCCGGCAGCCCCGGAGATGTAG
- the phnH gene encoding phosphonate C-P lyase system protein PhnH: MHNGFISETGDSQQIFRKLLTAMAHPGTILDTDLNLECPGSLNPATGAILLTFLDFETTLWSDLDSGTPEIRWICFHTGAPVTPLENCAAFALVTDSGDLEDHSRFNPGTLEAPDHSTTLVIQVQELTDRGRIKLCGPGIETENHLKLTGIRSGFLSQRTRMNENYPLGIDMIFTCGSRFTCLPRTTLVEVL; this comes from the coding sequence ATGCACAACGGATTCATATCGGAAACAGGCGACAGCCAGCAGATCTTCCGCAAACTGCTCACCGCCATGGCCCATCCCGGTACCATCCTTGACACGGACCTGAACCTGGAATGTCCCGGCAGCCTGAATCCGGCCACAGGGGCCATCCTTCTGACCTTTCTGGACTTTGAGACAACCCTCTGGTCTGACCTTGACAGCGGCACACCGGAAATCCGGTGGATCTGTTTTCATACCGGAGCACCGGTAACGCCGCTGGAAAATTGTGCTGCGTTTGCCCTGGTTACCGATTCCGGCGACCTGGAAGACCACAGCCGCTTTAACCCCGGCACCCTCGAAGCACCGGATCACTCCACAACACTGGTGATTCAGGTTCAGGAACTGACCGACAGGGGTCGGATCAAACTGTGCGGACCCGGCATCGAAACAGAAAACCACTTGAAGCTGACCGGCATCCGGTCCGGGTTTCTCAGTCAGCGGACCCGCATGAACGAAAACTATCCCCTTGGCATTGATATGATTTTCACCTGCGGCAGCCGCTTCACCTGCCTGCCGAGAACCACCCTTGTGGAGGTGCTCTGA
- a CDS encoding carbon-phosphorus lyase complex subunit PhnI, which yields MYVAVKGGEKAVAGSKKLVAKTRRGPLDIPEISTRQIESQLGLAVDRVMAEGSLYDPHAAATALRQAQGDAVEAIFLLRAYRSTLKRFGNTRPIDTQDIEILRRVSGIYKDIPGGQILGPTYDYTHRLIDFDSEQPLPASAPTDPSEDASPPANNDPTRYIRVVELLRQQKLMNEPDEDQSGEKIPDLTREPMKLPSDRSMRLQNLARGDEGFLLGAAYSLQRGFGLDRHPFLGELRVGYVELSYTPPELGFEIRIGKIKLTECFMVNRFDGSDTQTPGFENGYGLTFGQCERKAMSMALIDRALQNSERSGKVDYPAQDQEFILSHSDNVESGGFVQHLKLPHYVDFQSELVFVRTRKKNHQLNPSPVNGAPLETEI from the coding sequence ATGTACGTTGCCGTCAAGGGAGGAGAAAAGGCTGTTGCCGGTTCAAAGAAGCTGGTGGCAAAGACCCGCCGGGGTCCACTTGACATCCCTGAAATTTCCACCCGGCAGATTGAAAGCCAGCTCGGGCTCGCCGTGGACCGGGTCATGGCCGAGGGATCACTGTATGATCCCCATGCCGCAGCCACGGCATTGCGCCAGGCCCAGGGAGATGCCGTGGAGGCCATCTTTCTTCTGCGGGCCTATCGTTCCACGTTAAAACGGTTCGGCAACACCCGGCCCATTGATACCCAAGACATAGAGATCCTGCGCCGGGTATCCGGTATTTATAAAGATATTCCAGGGGGGCAGATTCTGGGGCCCACCTATGATTACACCCATCGCCTGATTGATTTTGATTCGGAGCAGCCCTTGCCCGCAAGTGCCCCCACAGATCCTTCGGAAGATGCATCACCCCCAGCAAACAATGATCCCACCCGGTATATCCGGGTAGTCGAACTGCTCCGGCAACAAAAACTGATGAACGAACCGGATGAGGATCAAAGCGGAGAAAAGATTCCGGACCTGACCCGTGAACCCATGAAACTGCCTTCAGACAGGAGTATGCGGCTGCAGAACCTGGCCCGGGGGGACGAAGGGTTCCTGTTGGGGGCGGCCTACTCTCTCCAGCGGGGGTTCGGCCTGGACCGCCACCCATTTCTCGGAGAACTGCGGGTGGGTTATGTGGAACTCTCCTATACCCCGCCGGAACTGGGATTCGAGATCCGGATCGGAAAAATCAAGCTTACGGAATGCTTTATGGTGAACCGGTTCGACGGATCCGACACCCAGACGCCGGGATTTGAAAACGGATACGGCCTGACTTTCGGGCAATGTGAACGAAAGGCAATGTCCATGGCGCTGATTGACCGGGCTCTTCAGAACAGTGAACGCAGCGGCAAGGTGGATTATCCGGCCCAGGATCAGGAATTCATCCTCTCCCACAGCGACAACGTGGAGTCCGGCGGCTTTGTGCAGCATCTCAAACTGCCCCACTATGTGGATTTCCAGTCCGAACTGGTGTTTGTCAGAACCCGAAAGAAGAACCATCAACTGAACCCGTCACCGGTAAACGGAGCCCCCCTTGAAACAGAAATATAA